One Armatimonadota bacterium genomic window, CCACAAGGTGGGCGCGAAGCCCAAGCGCTCGATCCGATTCATCATGTGGACTGGCGAGGAGCAGGGCCTGTTCGGCTCGCGCGCCTATGTCGAAGCCCACAAGGACGAGATTCTCAAGAACTGCTCTGCGGTGTTCGTCGACGACGGCGGAACCAACTACCAGGGCGGTGTGAGCTGCACCGCTGACATGGAGCCGATGCTGCGCGAGGCTTTCAAACCTGCGATGGAGGCGTTCCCCGAACTGCCGATGACGATACGGGTCGTGGAGAGGATCCCGCGCGGCGGCGGCAGCGACCACGCGCCCTTCAACGGGATCGGCGTACCAGGGTTCTTCTGGTTCGAAACGGGACGCTCGGACTACAACTACGTCCACCACACGCAGCACGACCGCTACGAGATGGCGATCCCCGAATATCTTGTCCAGTCGGCCACCAACTCGGCGGCAGCCTCGTACATCGTGGCCTGCGCGCCGACGATGCTCCCGCGCGAAAAGCCCGCAACGCCTCCTCCGTCTAGCGGCGGCAAGTAGGCTGGAAGGAACAACAGGCGCTCCTCGGCGTGAGCGAGGAGCGCCTGTTCATTTTGCAGGCTTGCGGCCCGCAATCCTACCGGCCTTGGCCGCCTGCTTTCGGCTCCCTATGCGCAGAATGCTGAAACCTGCGCTATCATGAGAGCATTGCGGAGCATCGCTCCGGTTGTTGGTGTTCGCTATGGTGTCGCTGCTGTTCGTTGCCGCCCCGTTCTTTGATGCCCAGCCCGTGAACCTTGAGGGCACACTCTGCCACCCCACACGCCTGATGGCGAAGCTGGGCCGGGCCGAAATGCGCTCGATCGAGGGCGTCGGCGCGAAGGTCCTAAAGACCTTTCCTGAAATCGGCTGGTCGATCCTTGAAACCAAGCCGGGAACGCTCCTTGCGGTCAAGAGAAGCCTCCAAAAGGTGCCCGGAGTTAAGGCGGTCGAACTCGACAGGGCCGCTCAGCCCGCATACGAACCCAACGATCCTCTGTGGCCCGACATGTGGCACATGAGGGCCATCAGGGCCGACAAAGCGTGGGATCACTCCTTCGGCAGTTCCGACGTTACCGTGGCGGTGATCGACACCGGCATCTTGACCACCCATCCTGACCTCGCCGCCAACATCTGGCAGAACCCCGGCGAAACGCCCGCCAACGGGCTCGATGACGACGGTAACGGCTACATCGACGACACGGTCGGCTACGACTTTGCGTACCTCGACAACAACCCCGACGACGTCTACGGCCACGGTACGGCGTGCGCGGGCCTGGTGGCGTCGATCCAGGATAACGCCATCGGCGGAACCGGTGTCGCGCCCCGAGCGAAAATCATGTGCTTGAAGGCATGCATCGATTCGGGCTACTTCTACGACTCCATGACCGTGCCCGCCTACATGTACGCGGCGGATATGGGAGCAAGGGTGCTCTCGATGAGCTACTTTTCGGATAGGGTCAGCCAATCCGAACGGGACGCTATCGACTACTGCTGGAACAACGGCGTGCTTCCTGTTGCGGCAGCCGGCAACTCGTCGAGCGTCATCCCCTATTACCCCGGCGCCTATGAGAACACCCTGAGCGTAGCGGCCATCAACACCAGCTTCGACAAGGCAGGATTTTCGGATTTTGGAACGTGGGTGGACGTGGCGGCGCCGGGAACATCGCTTCGCACGACGACCAGTTCGGGGAGCTACACCTCCGGTTTCGGCGGGACCAGCGGGGCCTGTCCCCACGTCGCGGGCCTGGCGGCACTCCTGTTTGGTTCGAGAACCGGCGTCACCGTCCAAGAGGTTCGAAACGCGATCGAGGACACCGCAACTCCCGTGAATCAGGCGCCCTACGGAGAGTACGCCAACTATGGTCTGGTCAACGCCGAGGCGGCCGTGCTCGCGATTCTGGGCACCCCTGCACCGCCCAAGGACCCGCGCGTACGCTATGTCACCTGCTTGGGCCAGGAGACACAGGACCTGATCTGGCCCGACGACATCATCGCCAGTTCGCGGGTCTATGGCCGGGGCCTGCAGTCCCCGCGCAACATCCGCGTTTGGGTGGGAGGGATCGAACGCAACGTGGTGAATCGGCACCGCGACTACTTCGACTTCGGCTATGCGCCGCCGGTGTATGGGAACATCAAGATCGAGGTGGACGGCAATGTGCTGGTGGACACCCCCATGCCGGGAAGCCCGCGGCGTGCCTATCCGCTCGTCGAAGCATCCTCGCCGGGGGCAAGCGTCATCGGCGGTTACTTCCAGACCCTTCTGCCTGAAGGCGTGAATCTCACTTGCACACGCAGAGGTGACGGTGTGATCTCGATGCAGGGCACGATTCGCCGGGTCCAGATGAACCTGAGCGCGGTGCTGCACCTTCGCCGGAGCTACACGGGCAACCCCAGCGGAACCGAGACCGTGTACCTCTACGATTGGAGCAGCGGGTCTTACCCGTATGGCAACTGGGTGGCGCTGAAGTCGAGCGTGACGCCTGGGTCTCCCCAGAATTTGGACATCAAGCTGAAGAACTTCGCCAAGTACATCGACCCGGAGAAGACGATGTATGTGCTCATCCAGACCAGCAACGACATGCCGGCCGGTTCCGAGCTCAAGCTGGACCAATTGATCTTGAGCGAGTCGCGGTAAGGGGAGGAGGGTGTGGCGTCGGAACCATGAGAATGGCCAAGGACATCGCTCAAATGCCCTGCTAACCGGTCCCATCGGTCTCAGAGTTTTATAGCTATAGTAGTTCTATGCTGGCGCTTTCCCTTGCCGTTGCGGCGGTGATCCTTCCTGCTCCTGCGGTGCTGGACTTCGAAACCCCCGTCGAATCGCTCGGCCTGGCGGTTCTCCAGCTCGCCCAAGCCACCGGCGAAAAGCTGCAGGCCTCCCCCAAGATCGCTCACGAGATCGTGTTCGTCCGCGCCAAGGGAGTCACCGCGCAAGACCTCAAAGCGAGGCTCGCCGCCGTGCTCAATGCCGAATGGACCAGGGAAGGCGCCACCGATTACCTCGGCCGGAGCGCCAAGCTCGACCGCAAGGTTTGGGCCGATCACGTGGCCGTGCGCAGGAAGTACGTCGACGAGGAACTCGCCCGGCTCAAAAAGGAGCTGGAGACCCCCTTCGACCCCAAGTCCCTGGCTGTGGGATTGCAGGGCCTGCAAACAGCGGAAGAAGTTCGCTCTGATCCCCTCGCCGCCCGGGCAAGGTACGAGAAGGAGAAGGCGCTCTATAGTTCCTCCCCGGCAGCCCGGCTGCTCAAACGGCTGCTCCTCGCCTGCAAACCCGACGACTTGGCCGCCGTTGGGCCCTATGAACGCGCCGTGTTCACCGCCAATCCCACCCGCATGCAGCGGGCCTTCGATCCAAGGGGCGTCCAGGCTGCTTGGGCCGCTTTCAACGCCGAGCAGCAGGCCTGGGTGGATACGGTCGCCGCTACGAACTTCAAGGAGGAGGTCGAGGGCCGCACGGTTTCGGACCCTCGCTCACAAACCTGGATCAAGCCGGAGAGCACGGACTTCGAACTCAACGTGATCCGAGGCGATATGGCCGCCCTGTTCATGGTGAACCTGATGGGGAAGGGCCAGGCCCGCGAGCGTAGCGTTCTGACCCAGCTCGTTTGCGCCGACCCCTCGCGCAAGTACCTCGATTCGCGAATTTCCCCGCCGGAACCCAAGCCGGACGACCCGTTCGTCCCGCTCTCGAAGGACGCTGAGGAGTTTTATCAGCGGCTTTTCGATTCCATGCGCGGCGCAAAGGTGGAGGCTCTCTCGCCCAGACTCAAGGAAATCATGCTCGACCCCGTGAAGTTCGAGCCCCTGGAACTGGCCGTTGGGGACCTCTTGCGAGCGGTTGCCGAGAATGAAGAGCAGAACGTGATCGCCAGCCTACCGGACCTCAGCATCGGGGTCTCGATGGCGGTGGACAACGGCAAGCTCAAGCTCTCGGAGGGTCTGACAGCGCTGAACCAGGGGGTCGGCGTGCGAGTTCGGCGGGAGGCCGGCTGGGCCGTATTCACCCCGGACGACCGATTTGAGGCGGCGACGGCGTTTACACCCCGAAAGGCGATGCAGGAACTGATGCGCTCGATCGACGCCAAGGGGCGCCTGGACCTGCGGGACTACGCCGACTACGCCTTCAAGACGGGACGCATCTCGCGGATGGGGCTCGCGGAATGGTACTTGGTGATGATGGACCGCTCCTTGATGGGCGGGCTGGACCGCACGGATTGGAACGCCTTGCGGCTCTATGGGTCGTTCTCGGCCCTGCAGCAGCGGCAGCTTGAGGAGGGGCAGCACTTCCCGATCGGCGCTATGACACCGATGCAAAAGTCCATTGTGGACCGGATCATCTATGCCGGTGAGATTCGTAGCGAGACGCAAGAAGGCAGCGGGAGCGCCAGGTGGCGCGGCCAAGCCAAAGAGCCCACTGAAGCGTTCGGAAACGGACTACCGCCGACCGGGTTTGTGAGCGCCACGGCCAAAGGCGTGCCGTCTCTGGCGGCCTATGCGAGGGATTCGAACGGGAAGGTCAAGCCGCTGAGGACGATCAACGCGTGGACCTTGGCCAACTATGTCGTCAAGTATTCCGGCGACCCCCACATGGTGGCCACCTACGGGATGACGGGGCTCGTGGGCTATGCGCCGGTGACCGAGAAGTTGGTCGCTCTGCGGGTTGAGCCTGCCGAGGGGGTCTGGCGCGAGCTGGCGATGACGATCAACGAGTTCGACCCAGCGGCAAAGCCGGTGCCCTGGGAGCAGCTCCCCGACCCTTGGCCGAAGCAGATTCGCGATGCGATCGCGCAGATTGGGGGCGGAGAGGGCTGAGAGGCGAGAGGCGAGAGGCGAGAGGCGAGAGGAGCGGAGCGGAGAGGAGAGAGAACAAGAAGCCTCCACCTCAAAAGAGGCGGAGGCTTCCATCTCGGGACTCGGTCCCATGGGCTCAGGTTCCCGCAGGCCCCCTCACCCGGTTCGCTTCGCTCACCGGCCTCTCCCACAAGGGGCGAGGTGGTATCTCGGCCTACAGACCTACAGACGTACAGACCTACAGACCTACGAACACATCAACCTACGAACCTCTCCTAGTGCCCTTCGTCTTCCTTCTCGGGGGCGTCGGCCACGGCGGCTTCCGTGGTGATCAAAAGTCCCGCGATCGAAGCGGCGTTCTCAAGCTCCAAACGGACCACTTTGGTCGGGTCCACGATGCCGGCCTTGAACAGGTCTTCGTACTCCAGCGTCGCCGCATTGAAGCCGTAACCGACCTTGCCTTCTTGGACCTTGCTCACGACCACGGAGCCTTCGACGCCGGCGTTCTCCGCAATCGTCCGCACTGGAGATTCCAGCGCCTTCTTGACGATGCGCACGCCGATGATCTCGTCGCCGTCGGTCACGATCTTGTCCAGCACGTCCGCCGCCTGCAGGAGCGCCACACCGCCGCCCACGACGATGCCCTCTTCGAGGGCTGCGCGGGTTGCCGCCAGAGCGTCTTCGATGCGCGCCTTGCGCTCCTTCAGAGCCGTCTCGGTGGGTGCGCCCACCTTGACCACGGCCACGCCGCCGCTCAGCTTGGCGAGCCGCTCCTGGAGCTTCTCCTTGTCGTAGTTGCTCTCGGTGGTCTCGATCTGCTTGGTGATCTGCTTGATCCGGCCCTCGATCGCGTCCTTGGCGCCCTTGCCGCCGATCACGGTCGTGTCTTCCTTGGTGATGACGATCTTCTCACAGCTTCCGAGCTGCTCGATGGTCACGTTTTCCAGCTTGAGACCCAGGTCCTCGCTGATGAACTGGCCACCGGTCAGGATCGCCATGTCTTCGAGCATCGCCTTGCGACGGTCGCCAAATCCGGGGGCCTTCACAGCCGCCACGGGGAGGTTCGCTCGGAGCCGGTTGAGCACGAGCGTGGCGAGGCACTCGGCCTCCAGGTCT contains:
- a CDS encoding S8 family serine peptidase — encoded protein: MVSLLFVAAPFFDAQPVNLEGTLCHPTRLMAKLGRAEMRSIEGVGAKVLKTFPEIGWSILETKPGTLLAVKRSLQKVPGVKAVELDRAAQPAYEPNDPLWPDMWHMRAIRADKAWDHSFGSSDVTVAVIDTGILTTHPDLAANIWQNPGETPANGLDDDGNGYIDDTVGYDFAYLDNNPDDVYGHGTACAGLVASIQDNAIGGTGVAPRAKIMCLKACIDSGYFYDSMTVPAYMYAADMGARVLSMSYFSDRVSQSERDAIDYCWNNGVLPVAAAGNSSSVIPYYPGAYENTLSVAAINTSFDKAGFSDFGTWVDVAAPGTSLRTTTSSGSYTSGFGGTSGACPHVAGLAALLFGSRTGVTVQEVRNAIEDTATPVNQAPYGEYANYGLVNAEAAVLAILGTPAPPKDPRVRYVTCLGQETQDLIWPDDIIASSRVYGRGLQSPRNIRVWVGGIERNVVNRHRDYFDFGYAPPVYGNIKIEVDGNVLVDTPMPGSPRRAYPLVEASSPGASVIGGYFQTLLPEGVNLTCTRRGDGVISMQGTIRRVQMNLSAVLHLRRSYTGNPSGTETVYLYDWSSGSYPYGNWVALKSSVTPGSPQNLDIKLKNFAKYIDPEKTMYVLIQTSNDMPAGSELKLDQLILSESR
- the groL gene encoding chaperonin GroEL (60 kDa chaperone family; promotes refolding of misfolded polypeptides especially under stressful conditions; forms two stacked rings of heptamers to form a barrel-shaped 14mer; ends can be capped by GroES; misfolded proteins enter the barrel where they are refolded when GroES binds); translation: MAAKNLKYADDARKALEAGVDKLANALKVTLGPRGRTVVLEKKFGSPVVINDGVTIAKEIEVEDRFENMGAQLIREVSSKTNDLAGDGTTTSAVLAQAIFKEGIRNVAAGSNATQIKAGIDKSVRAVVEKLKKDSKTIKGRQAAEQVATVSANDPQMGALVAEILDKVGKDGVVTVEESKGIETTYDMVEGMQFDKGYLSPYFITDAQRMETVFENPLVLFYEKKISSVQDIVPLLEKVLRTGRPFIIVAEDLEAECLATLVLNRLRANLPVAAVKAPGFGDRRKAMLEDMAILTGGQFISEDLGLKLENVTIEQLGSCEKIVITKEDTTVIGGKGAKDAIEGRIKQITKQIETTESNYDKEKLQERLAKLSGGVAVVKVGAPTETALKERKARIEDALAATRAALEEGIVVGGGVALLQAADVLDKIVTDGDEIIGVRIVKKALESPVRTIAENAGVEGSVVVSKVQEGKVGYGFNAATLEYEDLFKAGIVDPTKVVRLELENAASIAGLLITTEAAVADAPEKEDEGH